In one Papio anubis isolate 15944 chromosome 11, Panubis1.0, whole genome shotgun sequence genomic region, the following are encoded:
- the GDF2 gene encoding growth/differentiation factor 2 → MCPGALWVALPLLSLLAGSLQGKPLQSWGRGSAGGNAHNPLGVPGGELPEHTFNLKMFLENMKVDFLRSLNLSGVPSQDKTRVEPPQYMIDLYNRYTSDKSTTPASNIVRSFSMEDAISITAREDFPFQKHILLFNISIPRHEQITRAELRLYVSCQNHMDHSHDLKGSMVIYDVLDGTDAWDSAAETKTFLVSQDIRDEGWETLEVSSAVKRWVRSDSTKSKNKLEVTVQSHRKGCDKLDIGVPPGSRNLPFFVVFSNDHSSGTKETRLELREMISHEQESVLKKLSKEGSTEAGESSHEEDADGHVAVGSTLARRKRSTGAGSHCQKTSLRVNFEDIGWNSWIIAPKEYEAYECKGGCFFPLADDVTPTKHAIVQTLVHLKFPTKVGKACCVPTKLSPISILYKDDMGVPTLKYHYEGMSVAECGCR, encoded by the exons ATGTGTCCTGGGGCACTATGGGTGGCCCTGCCCCTGCTGTCCCTGCTGGCCGGCTCCCTGCAGGGGAAGCCACTGCAGAGCTGGGGGCGAGGGTCTGCTGGGGGAAACGCCCACAACCCACTGGGGGTGCCTGGAGGTGAGCTGCCAGAGCACACTTTCAACCTGAAGATGTTTCTGGAGAACATGAAGGTGGATTTCTTGCGCAGCCTTAACCTGAGCGGGGTCCCTTCGCAGGACAAAACCAGGGTGGAGCCACCGCAGTACATGATCGATCTGTACAACAGGTACACGTCTGATAAGTCGACTACGCCAGCGTCCAACATCGTGCGGAGCTTCAGCATGGAAG ATGCCATCTCCATAACTGCCAGGGAGGACTTCCCCTTCCAGAAGCACATCTTGCTCTTCAACATCTCCATTCCCAGGCACGAGCAGATCACCAGAGCTGAGCTCCGACTCTATGTCTCCTGTCAAAATCACATGGACCATTCTCACGACCTGAAAGGAAGCATGGTCATTTACGACGTTCTGGATGGAACAGATGCCTGGGATAGTGCTGCGGAGACCAAGACCTTCCTGGTGTCCCAGGACATTCGGGATGAGGGCTGGGAGACCTTGGAAGTGTCCAGCGCTGTGAAGCGCTGGGTCCGGTCCGACTCCACCAAGAGCAAAAATAAGCTGGAAGTGACTGTGCAGAGCCACAGGAAGGGCTGTGACAAGCTGGACATCGGTGTCCCCCCAGGTTCCAGAAACCTGCCCTTCTTTGTCGTCTTCTCCAATGACCACAGCAGTGGGACCAAGGAGACCAGGCTGGAGCTGAGGGAGATGATCAGCCATGAGCAAGAGAGCGTGCTCAAGAAGCTGTCCAAGGAGGGCTCCACAGAGGCAGGTGAGAGCAGCCACGAGGAGGACGCAGATGGCCACGTGGCTGTGGGGTCGACTTTAGCCAGGCGGAAAAGGAGCACCGGGGCTGGCAGCCACTGTCAGAAGACCTCCCTGAGGGTAAACTTCGAGGACATCGGCTGGAACAGCTGGATCATTGCGCCCAAGGAGTACGAAGCCTACGAGTGTAAGGGTGGCTGCTTCTTCCCCTTGGCTGACGATGTGACGCCGACGAAACACGCTATCGTGCAGACCCTGGTGCATCTCAAGTTCCCCACAAAGGTGGGCAAAGCCTGCTGTGTGCCCACCAAACTGAGCCCCATCTCCATCCTCTACAAGGATGACATGGGAGTGCCCACCCTCAAGTACCACTACGAGGGCATGAGCGTGGCAGAGTGTGGGTGCAGGTAG